In Fusarium fujikuroi IMI 58289 draft genome, chromosome FFUJ_chr02, the genomic stretch GGGGCTGATGCTCGGGTTGGGGAGGGAAGTATCCAGGATCATCTGGAATTCTAGGCGGCGCGTCCGTGAATGTAGGAACACTAGGAGGTTCCCCAGCATCTGGCGCATCCTCAACCGAAGCGCGAGGAACCCCGGACAGGAGTTGGACCTCGGGATCGGAGGGGTCGAGAGCGACTTCAGGTTCAGGCTCAGGGGCATTAGGGTTCGTCTCGTTGGGATCCTTGCCCTCGCGAATAGCCTTGAGAATTCGCGCAGCATTCCATTTGGCGaatttgatcttcttgacgactTCGGGATCAGGCTCGCCCCATTCGCGGGTGAGGTCGAAGAACGTCGCAGCAGCATCGAATGTGTCGGCGGTTTGTCTACGTTTGTTAGTCTCGCCTTATAATCTGGTAACAACGACATACCTTGTCACCTTGTTAGCGCGCATCGTGCGCTCAGCTCGCTCAAACGTCTGCTGGGCGAATTGCTCAACATAAGCCTGTCCCGCAGCGTTATCGACgatcgcatcatcatcagctcgTTCCGTCTTTGTTGCCTCGAGGCGCTCGATCAGTGTCTTTGTGAACTCAAAGGTATCGTCGTCGGTGGTATGCAGGCTCTTTCCCACGATTTGGTTGACAGCATGGTATTCACCTAAGAAATGCTATCAGCAGTTATCTTGGGTGAGGAGGTTTGTGGTTGCCTACACCAGTATGCGATGGCGGGCTTGATGCTTCTCAGCTGATTTGCGCGATTGATAAAGCGACTGACTTCAGGGATTTTGAGCGCAGCTGGAAGAGGTTCTGCCATGTTGACGTCGTATACAAGATCCCCAAGTAATGTCAGAGTTGGAAGCGTAGAGGGTGAGAGTCGAGTCAAGATGGCGCAAATTAATGCCAACTCCAAGTTAAGTTAAGTTGTCTTGGAGATCATGCACCCCCCACCTCAACCttactcctcctcctcttctgtctgCCTAGGCCATTGACGTACCTTGAGGTTAGCGGCGCACAGCCACTGGTTCCCCGGATTTGATCAGCTCACGCCACTTGTGGCTCTAGCTCAATCTGTCGAATCAGAGACCCTGGCTTCACTTTTTGGAGGTCTGTCACCGTGGctttttcctttccttttccaGAAGATGCCACTTTGTTCTTGACGGGCACCAACAGGCAACTATAACTTGATCTTTGCAGTACAAAACATTGTACAAGTCATTCTATTTCACTACAATACGATTAAATACTGTCTTCTTTTTGCCTTCTTGTACCGGAGAGTTACTTCACCATGCCTAACCCCACCTCGCTCTTGGTGGCCTTGACAGCTGCCTTTGCGGCTCTGCCAGAGGCTCAAGCCGCCATCTACACCAAGAACTCACCTGTTCTTCAGGTCAACGCTCGCAATTACGATAAGCTCATTGCAAAGTCCAACTACACCTCTGTAAGTCTTTCACCCCATCGCTCACTATTGACTATCGCCACTTACACATCATAGATCGTCGAGTTCTACGCCCCATGGTGCGGCCACTGTCAGAACCTCAAGCCCGCCTATGAAAAGGCCGCCAAGAACCTCGATGGTCTCGCTCAAGTCGCAGCTATTGACTGCGATGAAGAGCCCAACAAGCAGTTCTGTGGTGGTATGGGTGTCCAGGGCTTCCCAACTCTCAAGATCGTTCGCCCTGGAAAGAAGACTGGTAACCCTGTTGTTGAAGACTACCAGGGTCAACGAACTGCAGGTGCTATTCAAGAGGCTGTCATgagcaagatcaacaacCATGTTACGCGTGTGAGCGACAAGGATCTTGACTCTTTCCTTAAGGGTGATAAGCCCAAGGCCATTCTTTTCACTTCAAAGGGAACGACTAGTGCTTTGATCCGAAGCATTGCCATTGACTTCCTTGATGTTATTTCAGTGGGCCAGATCCGTGATAAGGAGACTGCTGCGGTGAAGAAGTTTGGCATTGAGAAGTTCCCCGCACTTGTGCTCATCCCCGGTGAAGGCAAGGATCCTATCGTCTACGATGGtgagatggtcaagaaggatatGGTCAAGTTTCTCTCTCAGGCTGGAGAGCCTAACCCCGTTCACGCTACTGGCAAAACCAAGAGctcaaagcccaagaaggccgagtCCAAGAGCGCTAAGAGCGCCGAGAAAAGCAAGGCTACCGAGGCTGCAAAGGAGGAGCCCGTTGAGTCAAAGGAGTCTTCcactgaggctgctgaggcagTTCCCACCATCATTCCTATTTCTACTATCTCTAGTCTGGAGAAGCTCGCCGAGGAGTGTCTCGCTCCCAAGTCTCACACCTGTGTTCTTGTCTTCACTCCCGGTGAAGCTGGAGAAAAGGCAGTCGACTCACTCTCccacctcaacaccaagtaTGTCCACGGTGGCCGAAAGACCTTCCCCATCATCGCTGTTCCCAGCGATAGTGAAGCTGCTTCTACTCTTCCCAAGGCTCTTGgtttcaagaaggaggtcaACCTGATCGCTATCAACACCCGCCGCAACTGGTGGCGTCAGTACGAAGGCGACTTTAGTCTCGCCAGTGTCGAGAACTGGATCGATGCTATTCGAATGGGCGAGGGTGCTAAGAAGAAGATCCCCGAGGGTGTTGTCGTCGAAAAGaccgaggctgctgaggagaagtCTACTCAAGCTACTGACCCCGAGCCCGAGGTTGAGACTGACGGTCCTaaggaagccaagactgAGGTTGAGActgaggctgagattgagTCTGAGACTCCAGCCGAAGCTGAggccgaggccaagaccCCTGAGCCGGAAGCTGAACCTGTTGCTGAGTCTGAAGCTgagcccaagaccaaggaggagatcaagCACGAGGAGCTGTAAGGGGAATAGATCCCTTAAATCTTACAATTAGTCTGTGACTATAGCCTTGATAGCGAAGACATACCTGTCATATAGCAGATCAAACAGATAACTCCAAACACTTCTATGACCCAATGCACATGGTATCTAATCATCCAAATCCATCCCCATAGCATCGTTCTTCTCCACCGCACCCTCCCTCACCATCTCAGCACCCTTATCCTTAACAACCTGATCCAAGAACTGCTTCACCTGCTTACACCCATCCACGCCAACGACCAGCATTCCCTCCAACCTGCTAACTTGCACACGACTCTCGCATACCAGTACAGCTACCTGATCATTATCACCCTGTGTCGCGACCGTCAAGAACGGTAgttcttgctcttcctggTTGTTGAGATCGAGCAGAGGATCGGCTGTGTCGTCGCCCGCGGCgtatgttgatgttgagccaGCTGTGCAGGCGGCAATGTAATCTGTCATTGGGATACCAGCGTCGATGAGGGCGAGGGTCGTTGCGTTAAGAAGAGCGGCGAGGAGGGATCCGTCTTGCGATAGAACGTGAAGCGAGATTGTGATGGAAGAGTGAGGAAACAGGTGTGTATGTAAGTTCGAAGAAAACGCATTCGCAATCGTTGTTTCAATCTCTTGTATGCGCCTAAGCAGTTAGTCCAAAAGTCTTTCACTGTCCAGCAAGAAACGTACTTGTCATTGCgccctctcttctttcgaTCCACGCTCGAAAATCCCGCTACTACAACATTGACGTTGATAGCTGCTGTGTCACGGGGAGCTTGCTGTCCACCACGTCTCTGAACCTGCTGCTCTGAAGGACCTGTCACGATGCACATGACTTTTGTATGGCCCATTTCAAGATATGATGAACCGTCAGCGGCATCCTGAGTTCGAATTTGAGCATGCAGACGACGGAGCTcgttccatcttcttccgtcGACGCGCAGGAGCGCTAATGAGTATGTTGACGTATCGAGAGGCATCTTGCGGTAATGAAGTATCTACCGTCCGTTCCTTGGAGCTCTGCGCATCGCGAACCGAATTGATGGTGGGGGAAATTTTCTGGTGTGGCTGAACTGTGGCTTGACATTTTGCTCTCGGATCATCCTAGCTTTCGGATTAATTGCCGACCAATGAGGGGCCATCGGTTTTGGAAGAATTGATGACTCCATTTCCGACAACCATTTACGGCTTTACACATGCCcgagatcaacaccaaagacgGCACGGCTGAAGTGCCGGTGATGTAATCGTCGGCCGCCCTAAATCCGGGAATTGTCCAATGACACTCGGATCTTTGCGACAGTTGAGTTTGTTCCGCTTGCAATGATGCGCTGAACCTTCCTTATCGGAGGACGGAGTTAGCCAATCGCCAGTGGAGGTAAATGCACTCTTAGCAAGATATGATGCATGGTTAGTGTAGACGCTCTATGAGGTTTGAGCGTTGAGGGGTTGTTGTATATAAGTTGTTGCTTTCTCCTCGTTGAGAATCTCATATCATCGCAATCTTACCGACTCAATTAACAAGTCTCAATCAAAAGTCaaatcaacatcaaccatgtcttctcttcctcagacTTACAAGGCTTGCGTCCTTGACAAAGCCAACGCATCATGGACTCTCAGCGACGTCCCCCTCAAACACCCCTCCAAAGGCCAAATCCTCGCCAAGGTTCTTGCCTGCGGCGTCTGCTTCTCAGACATCGCCACTGGCGCTGGCCACATGGGCGATGTCTTCCCCCGTGTGCCCGGCCATGAGATCATCGGCGACGTAGTCGAAGTCGGCGAAGGCGTTGAGAACTTCAAGAACGGCGACCGTGTCGGTGGACCTTGGCACGGTGGTCATGACCGAACGTGTCGACAGTGCCAGCGCGCTCAATTCCAGATGTGCGATAACAAGGCGATTAACGGCGTGAGCCAGGATGGTGGGTTTGCCGAGTATGTGCTCTTGAGAGCGGAGGCTGTTGTTCGTGTCCCGAAGGAGTTGGAtcctgctgaggctgctcctcttctttgcGCTGGTGTCACTGTCTTCAATGGAATCCGAAAGCTGCATGTTGAGCAGGGAAATCTCGTTGCGATCCAGGGTCTCGGTGGTCTCGGCCACCTAGCTGTTCAATACGCCAACAAGATGGGCTATGAAGTCGCTGTCCTCTCATCAGGCGACGATAAGGCGGACTTTGCTAAGCAACTCGGTGCTCATCActacatcaacaccaaaaagtCCGACCCAGCTGAAGAACTCACCAAGCTTGGTGGTGCTGCCATCATTGTCCAAACAGCACCCAATCCCAAGGCTGTTGCACCACTCGTCAATGGTCTCGCTGCCGAGGGCAAGTTACTTAGTCTTGCACCTGTTGGGCCAGCAGAGATTGATACCGTGCCGCTGGTCTTGAAAGGTGCCAGTGTTGTTGGCTGGCCTAGTGGTCATGCCCTCGATAGCGAGGAGGCTCTTCGCTTCTCCATGATTCATGGAGTGAAGTGTATGATTGAGAAGTACCCTTTGGATATGGTAAAGGATGCAGTTGAGAGTCTTCAGGCTGGAAAGCCTCGATTCAGAAATGTCTTGGTTATGCAGTAGAATTCTCTAAATGATTGGGTTGGTTGTACGGTTGTAAAATGAGCGACGGTGTTGGCGGTTGTGGGTAGTCTAGGCGACGATGAAGTACGATTGTCATGAATGGAACACAAGTTAAATCAACTTGGCTACAAGATGCAATTGAGTATCTCTTTCTCATGAACTATCATTCCAACTGTGATCTCATGTACAAGCCCTAGAATAAAGCGTCTTTTTTATACAGAACCCATACCGATACAGGGTAGATAGCGATCCAAACACGCTGGACAAAACGACCGAGATAATAGTGCCACTGTATGGCAAGCAAGGTTCGGCTTAAGTTATATTTCAAGTGGACAACATTATAAAGGCCATTCTTAATGTAGACATTCGCATTGTCCCTATTTATGCGGTGGTTTCGTGATTGTCGTCAACCTAGTTTCCCATGTTTGACGTGTGAGCAAAACTCAGATAGATGCAGAGTGCTTGACTTtaagaagcttgagactTCATCGTTCGGCGAAAAAGATAGGGAAACAAAGAAAAGTTCGGAAATTGAAAGCTGATATCATTGAAGGCTACTACTACCTGTATCTATACGAAGCAATATTGAGTTGTTATATTTCGATCGTTTCTTGATGGATCTTCACCAAACACCAGCCCCGCAGTTTGACGCTTCCAAAACTCAACATCTACAACATCACTCATGAGACTTATACACCTTCTCACCCGCCCGCAAcgactctctcttctcctctcaaAAAGAAAACTTCAAAATATCCACACAATGTCTCGTAAACCACCACAACCACCTCCCTCATTCACAACAACACCCTCCGCCATCCTCTCCAAGACATCATCCCTCATTTCATCAACCACCGCTCTCGAAGACGAACTCTCATCAACCCTCACGCCCTCAACCGCCACATTCTCAAGTCTTCTTACGCCCATTCTAAATGATGATCACGCGGTATCTAAACAAACCCTCATCATCCGTCTCTTCAGCTCTGTGTCAGAGGATAAAGACCTCCGCGATGCATCGCGCACAGCGGAGGAGATGCTTCTTAAGGCCAATTCTGAGGCTCTCATGAGGAGGGATATAGCTTCTCTTGTTAAAGCTGTTTATGAGAAGCATCAGCGTGGGGAGGAGAAGCTGGGAGAGGAGGATGCGTATACTTTGTTCAAGACCCATAGAGCATATCAGAACACTGGAGCAGGCAttgaggacgaagatgtGAGGGAACAGTATAAAACTGCTGTGCAAGAACGAAATGAAGTTCTAGTTGCAGCGCGAAAGACGATTAGTGAATCCGACGACGGTATCTTCTTCACGCGGGAGCAGCTCACCGGTGTACCGGCATCAATTCTCGACGCAATGAAGACAAACGACGACGGGCTCCTCAAAGCAACCTTCAAAAAAGGCCACATGATCTCAATCATGAAACATGCCACCAGCGCCCAAACACGAAAAGCATACAACATCGCTAAAGAAAGCCGCTTTCCCGAGAACGTAACACGTCTTGAGCGCGCCGTCGAGCTACGCAACAGCACAGCGCAAATGCTAGGCTTCAGCACCCACGCCGAGCTCAAGATGCAAGATAAAATGGCAAAAAGTGTCGAGAGCGTCATGGAAATGCTGAACAAACTGAGAACAGAGTTGAAGCCCCTtgcagatgacgagatgaagACCTTGTTTGAGATAAAGAAGGTTTACATTCGAGATAACGGCacagatgaggatggagaggACGTTAAAAGGTTGAATGCATGGGACTGGGCGTTCTATGCGAGGATattggagaaggagagataTTCTGTTGATTCACTGCTTATCTCGGAGTATTTCGAGGTTAACCATAGTTTGAAGGGTATGCTGAAGATCTTTGAGGAGATCTTTGGGATGGTGTTTATACCGACCAATGCACCTGTTTGGCAGAAGGATGTAAGTGTCTACGAGGCGTGGAATGCTGAGGATCAAGGTGGCGAGTTCCTTGGGTATCTTTACCTTGATCTCTATGCACGAGAGGGGAAGTATGCTGGAGCGCATAGTTCTCTCATCCAACCTGTAAGTCTCCCAGCCCAACGAACGAAGTTATTTATTGACGGTCTCAGGGCTTTGTAACATCAGACAACAATCGCCattatccttcttcatcactaATAACATCCCTCCTCCACACACCCTCCCAGCCAACTCTCCTCCTACACTCTGAGCTAAAAACAATGTTTCACGAACTCGGCCACGCAATCCACAAGCTCGTAACACACACTAACCACCAACACGGCTGCGCACGCGACTTTGTCGAAATCCCCAGCATTCTCCTCGAGAACTGGATCTGGGTCCCCTCCGTGCTCCAACGCCTAGGAAAACACTACTCCTACCTATCCTCCGAGTACTTGACCTTCTGGAATGCTAAGAACGAGGGTGAAAGACCGGGTGAGGTGCTACCGGAGAAGTTAGCGCTGGACATCGCGAGGACGAAACATGTCAATGGCGCGCATGCGATGCTGTATCAGGTGTTTTTGGCGCTGTTCGATCTTACGATTCACAATGCGGAAGAGGGGAGGGCGGTTGATACGACGAGGTTGTGGAATGAGAGTAAGACGGAGATCATGGGGCTGGGAAGGGCGGATAGTATTGGACAGGCGTCGTTTGCGCACCCCTTTAGGGCGTATGATGCTGCCTATTTTACTTATGCCTTGTAAGTCGTCACACGACGAGAGTTAAGAAGTGTTGCTAACAAGTCGCAGATCAAAAGTGTACGCGACTGACCTTTGGGTTAGTCACTTCAAAGCTGATCCAATGGATAAGACTACTGGTCTACGGTATCGCAAGcttgttcttcaaccagGAGGAAGTAAGCCGGAGCTCAAAAGCCTCAGCAACTTTCTCGGTCGTGAACCCAGCGACAAGGCATACTACGGCGAAGTCACCAGCACACCAGGAACGAAATCGTCAGTATTGTAAATGTATTAAAGTGCAATATTATCCAACGCCTATATGCAAAAGAGGGTATCATGGCAAGATCTATCGTACATCATACTCGCTCAGTGCACCAGTCTCATCCTAGGAAACGGCGCagcctcaacatcaacgacgACCAAACCCTTCTCGTCCAGTGAAGCTCCGACATCTGTGATCGGCGTGATCTTTCTCGTGTGTGCAACTTCTTGGCGGCTCACGCGGCCTTCGTCCCGAGGAATCCATAAGACGGGCTTTTGCATCCAGAGCTCGGGAGGCCAGTAGTTAGATAGCTTCTCGTCGCCTGAGTAGTCTGCGTCAGGAAGTTCTTCGAAGGGAATTAGTTTTCGCAAGGCGATAAAGTCTTCGTAGATTTCGGGGTGGAAGAATCGCTGGATGAAGGATGGTGGTTGATCCGGGTTCGACCTCTCGGCGGGGAGAATCCATCTGTCCAAGAACTTCTTAACTCCTGACTCTTGCACCTCCTTCTTCAATTGCTCCTTGGTGCTTGACTTTATCCATTCAGTggccatcaacctcaaaccaCCTGCGCCCTCGACGGCCCTTGAGCTCTGTGGTCCCTCGTGAAGTtgctcgtcttcgtcatctgtCGGCGTGTCCTCGAATTCCTCCTCGCCAAAGTTCTGTTCCGTATCGAAGTAACTGGCAGCAGTTCCGCCATTGGCCTCTCCCGACTCCGCAGCTGCTTGAAGTTTTGCCTCTGCTTCAGCCCTCTCCTGCTCCTGTAGTTCTTCCTCCAATGCCAATGTTTGTGGCAGATTCTGCAGCAGAGGTGATATGGACTCTCTCAAGGACATGTGCACTATTACGGTGAAGATTAGGAAGATGAGCATCAACACCATAGGCGGGAAGGCGAAATTGATGGCAAAGAGACCTATCATGCAGATTTCGGCGAGGTACAGTCCTGTGATGAGCTGCATTAGGGCGGTGGGATAAAACAAGCCCATGCTATCCATTTCCGAGTCGAAGACGTAAAGAATGTTGTATCGGTAGATGAGGCGCGTAAAGGCCATTCCAGCGCatgcgaagaggaggatcaaTGGAGCGATAACTGTGTAAGAGAAGGCTAGAGGTGTTAGCATGGAAGGGGATTCTTGGCTATACGACTTACCAATGCACGCCATGTTTGTGTAGATGGGGAAGATGCCACCCCAGCGAGGAGGACGTAGGTTGTACCAAACATTGAAACGAGTCCTGGGATTCTGTACC encodes the following:
- a CDS encoding related to PRD1-proteinase yscD, which gives rise to MSRKPPQPPPSFTTTPSAILSKTSSLISSTTALEDELSSTLTPSTATFSSLLTPILNDDHAVSKQTLIIRLFSSVSEDKDLRDASRTAEEMLLKANSEALMRRDIASLVKAVYEKHQRGEEKLGEEDAYTLFKTHRAYQNTGAGIEDEDVREQYKTAVQERNEVLVAARKTISESDDGIFFTREQLTGVPASILDAMKTNDDGLLKATFKKGHMISIMKHATSAQTRKAYNIAKESRFPENVTRLERAVELRNSTAQMLGFSTHAELKMQDKMAKSVESVMEMLNKLRTELKPLADDEMKTLFEIKKVYIRDNGTDEDGEDVKRLNAWDWAFYARILEKERYSVDSLLISEYFEVNHSLKGMLKIFEEIFGMVFIPTNAPVWQKDVSVYEAWNAEDQGGEFLGYLYLDLYAREGKYAGAHSSLIQPGFVTSDNNRHYPSSSLITSLLHTPSQPTLLLHSELKTMFHELGHAIHKLVTHTNHQHGCARDFVEIPSILLENWIWVPSVLQRLGKHYSYLSSEYLTFWNAKNEGERPGEVLPEKLALDIARTKHVNGAHAMLYQVFLALFDLTIHNAEEGRAVDTTRLWNESKTEIMGLGRADSIGQASFAHPFRAYDAAYFTYALSKVYATDLWVSHFKADPMDKTTGLRYRKLVLQPGGSKPELKSLSNFLGREPSDKAYYGEVTSTPGTKSSVL
- a CDS encoding probable protein disulfide isomerase-related protein A; translated protein: MPNPTSLLVALTAAFAALPEAQAAIYTKNSPVLQVNARNYDKLIAKSNYTSIVEFYAPWCGHCQNLKPAYEKAAKNLDGLAQVAAIDCDEEPNKQFCGGMGVQGFPTLKIVRPGKKTGNPVVEDYQGQRTAGAIQEAVMSKINNHVTRVSDKDLDSFLKGDKPKAILFTSKGTTSALIRSIAIDFLDVISVGQIRDKETAAVKKFGIEKFPALVLIPGEGKDPIVYDGEMVKKDMVKFLSQAGEPNPVHATGKTKSSKPKKAESKSAKSAEKSKATEAAKEEPVESKESSTEAAEAVPTIIPISTISSLEKLAEECLAPKSHTCVLVFTPGEAGEKAVDSLSHLNTKYVHGGRKTFPIIAVPSDSEAASTLPKALGFKKEVNLIAINTRRNWWRQYEGDFSLASVENWIDAIRMGEGAKKKIPEGVVVEKTEAAEEKSTQATDPEPEVETDGPKEAKTEVETEAEIESETPAEAEAEAKTPEPEAEPVAESEAEPKTKEEIKHEEL
- a CDS encoding related to 3`-5` exoribonuclease required for 3` end formation of 5.8S rRNA, coding for MPLDTSTYSLALLRVDGRRWNELRRLHAQIRTQDAADGSSYLEMGHTKVMCIVTGPSEQQVQRRGGQQAPRDTAAINVNVVVAGFSSVDRKKRGRNDKRIQEIETTIANAFSSNLHTHLFPHSSITISLHVLSQDGSLLAALLNATTLALIDAGIPMTDYIAACTAGSTSTYAAGDDTADPLLDLNNQEEQELPFLTVATQGDNDQVAVLVCESRVQVSRLEGMLVVGVDGCKQVKQFLDQVVKDKGAEMVREGAVEKNDAMGMDLDD
- a CDS encoding alcohol dehydrogenase 1 family protein, which encodes MSSLPQTYKACVLDKANASWTLSDVPLKHPSKGQILAKVLACGVCFSDIATGAGHMGDVFPRVPGHEIIGDVVEVGEGVENFKNGDRVGGPWHGGHDRTCRQCQRAQFQMCDNKAINGVSQDGGFAEYVLLRAEAVVRVPKELDPAEAAPLLCAGVTVFNGIRKLHVEQGNLVAIQGLGGLGHLAVQYANKMGYEVAVLSSGDDKADFAKQLGAHHYINTKKSDPAEELTKLGGAAIIVQTAPNPKAVAPLVNGLAAEGKLLSLAPVGPAEIDTVPLVLKGASVVGWPSGHALDSEEALRFSMIHGVKCMIEKYPLDMVKDAVESLQAGKPRFRNVLVMQ